In Monodelphis domestica isolate mMonDom1 chromosome 4, mMonDom1.pri, whole genome shotgun sequence, one DNA window encodes the following:
- the YRDC gene encoding threonylcarbamoyl-AMP synthase isoform X3 has product MGPVRTPPPAVLGAVEAAAMGLGEGSLAPRVSCLLPTGPGARFLQLPRGVVDSRAGQAAASKRDLEGWSEALTAAVTALRAGGLVAVPTDTLYGVACSACCSAALGAVYSLKGRSQTKPLAVCLGGVADIYKYCQVRVPRELLEDLLPGPVTLVMERSRELNKDLNPFTPLVGIRIPDHAFMRDLAQAFSGPLALTSANISSQPSSLNVKEFQDLWPQLSLVIDGGPIGDVKSPECRLGSTVVDLSVPGKYRIIRPGCALTQTAAILQKKYRLVPSEEPCS; this is encoded by the exons ATGGGCCCAGTTCGGACGCCTCCGCCTGCCGTTCTGGGGGCTGTGGAGGCCGCAGCCATGGGGTTGGGAGAGGGTTCCCTGGCCCCCAGAGTCAGTTGTCTTCTGCCTACCGGGCCTGGGGCCCGGTTCCTTCAGCTGCCTCGGGGTGTCGTCGACTCTCGCGCCGGGCAGGCCGCAGCCTCCAAGCGAGATCTGGAAG GTTGGTCAGAAGCTCTCACGGCCGCCGTGACGGCGCTCCGAGCCGGCGGACTGGTCGCTGTCCCCACGGACACGCTGTACGGCGTGGCCTGCTCGGCGTGCTGCTCCGCGGCCCTCGGGGCGGTGTACAGCCTCAAGGGCCGCAGCCAGACCAAGCCGCTGGCCGTGTGCCTGGGCGGTGTGGCGGACATCTACAA GTATTGCCAGGTGAGGGTCCCTCGAGAACTCCTGGAAGATTTGCTCCCTGGTCCTGTGACCCTGGTCATGGAACGCTCACGAGAGCTCAACAAGGATCTGAATCCTTTCACCCCT CTTGTAGGAATTCGGATACCGGATCATGCCTTCATGAGAGACTTGGCTCAGGCATTCTCAGGACCCCTCGCCCTCACCAGTGCAAACATTAGCTCCCAGCCAAGTTCATTGAATGTTAAG GAGTTCCAGGATCTCTGGCCTCAGTTGTCCTTAGTCATTGATGGGGGACCAATTGGAGATGTAAAAAGTCCTGAATGTCGACTTGGCTCCACTGTCGTGGACTTGTCAGTTCCCGGAAAATACAGAATTATTCGGCCAGGCTG TGCACTGACACAGACTGCAGCCATCCTCCAGAAGAAGTACCGATTGGTTCCCTCAGAAGAACCTTGCTcatga
- the YRDC gene encoding threonylcarbamoyl-AMP synthase isoform X2 has protein sequence MGPVRTPPPAVLGAVEAAAMGLGEGSLAPRVSCLLPTGPGARFLQLPRGVVDSRAGQAAASKRDLEGERSEKGGGAVSWSWSEALTAAVTALRAGGLVAVPTDTLYGVACSACCSAALGAVYSLKGRSQTKPLAVCLGGVADIYKYCQVRVPRELLEDLLPGPVTLVMERSRELNKDLNPFTPLVGIRIPDHAFMRDLAQAFSGPLALTSANISSQPSSLNVKEFQDLWPQLSLVIDGGPIGDVKSPECRLGSTVVDLSVPGKYRIIRPGCALTQTAAILQKKYRLVPSEEPCS, from the exons ATGGGCCCAGTTCGGACGCCTCCGCCTGCCGTTCTGGGGGCTGTGGAGGCCGCAGCCATGGGGTTGGGAGAGGGTTCCCTGGCCCCCAGAGTCAGTTGTCTTCTGCCTACCGGGCCTGGGGCCCGGTTCCTTCAGCTGCCTCGGGGTGTCGTCGACTCTCGCGCCGGGCAGGCCGCAGCCTCCAAGCGAGATCTGGAAGGTGAGCGAAGCGAGAAGGGAGGCGGAGCCGTGTCCTGGA GTTGGTCAGAAGCTCTCACGGCCGCCGTGACGGCGCTCCGAGCCGGCGGACTGGTCGCTGTCCCCACGGACACGCTGTACGGCGTGGCCTGCTCGGCGTGCTGCTCCGCGGCCCTCGGGGCGGTGTACAGCCTCAAGGGCCGCAGCCAGACCAAGCCGCTGGCCGTGTGCCTGGGCGGTGTGGCGGACATCTACAA GTATTGCCAGGTGAGGGTCCCTCGAGAACTCCTGGAAGATTTGCTCCCTGGTCCTGTGACCCTGGTCATGGAACGCTCACGAGAGCTCAACAAGGATCTGAATCCTTTCACCCCT CTTGTAGGAATTCGGATACCGGATCATGCCTTCATGAGAGACTTGGCTCAGGCATTCTCAGGACCCCTCGCCCTCACCAGTGCAAACATTAGCTCCCAGCCAAGTTCATTGAATGTTAAG GAGTTCCAGGATCTCTGGCCTCAGTTGTCCTTAGTCATTGATGGGGGACCAATTGGAGATGTAAAAAGTCCTGAATGTCGACTTGGCTCCACTGTCGTGGACTTGTCAGTTCCCGGAAAATACAGAATTATTCGGCCAGGCTG TGCACTGACACAGACTGCAGCCATCCTCCAGAAGAAGTACCGATTGGTTCCCTCAGAAGAACCTTGCTcatga
- the YRDC gene encoding threonylcarbamoyl-AMP synthase isoform X1 — protein MGPVRTPPPAVLGAVEAAAMGLGEGSLAPRVSCLLPTGPGARFLQLPRGVVDSRAGQAAASKRDLEGERSEKGGGAVSWSKRCWCGWSEALTAAVTALRAGGLVAVPTDTLYGVACSACCSAALGAVYSLKGRSQTKPLAVCLGGVADIYKYCQVRVPRELLEDLLPGPVTLVMERSRELNKDLNPFTPLVGIRIPDHAFMRDLAQAFSGPLALTSANISSQPSSLNVKEFQDLWPQLSLVIDGGPIGDVKSPECRLGSTVVDLSVPGKYRIIRPGCALTQTAAILQKKYRLVPSEEPCS, from the exons ATGGGCCCAGTTCGGACGCCTCCGCCTGCCGTTCTGGGGGCTGTGGAGGCCGCAGCCATGGGGTTGGGAGAGGGTTCCCTGGCCCCCAGAGTCAGTTGTCTTCTGCCTACCGGGCCTGGGGCCCGGTTCCTTCAGCTGCCTCGGGGTGTCGTCGACTCTCGCGCCGGGCAGGCCGCAGCCTCCAAGCGAGATCTGGAAGGTGAGCGAAGCGAGAAGGGAGGCGGAGCCGTGTCCTGGAGTAAGCGTTGCTGGTGTG GTTGGTCAGAAGCTCTCACGGCCGCCGTGACGGCGCTCCGAGCCGGCGGACTGGTCGCTGTCCCCACGGACACGCTGTACGGCGTGGCCTGCTCGGCGTGCTGCTCCGCGGCCCTCGGGGCGGTGTACAGCCTCAAGGGCCGCAGCCAGACCAAGCCGCTGGCCGTGTGCCTGGGCGGTGTGGCGGACATCTACAA GTATTGCCAGGTGAGGGTCCCTCGAGAACTCCTGGAAGATTTGCTCCCTGGTCCTGTGACCCTGGTCATGGAACGCTCACGAGAGCTCAACAAGGATCTGAATCCTTTCACCCCT CTTGTAGGAATTCGGATACCGGATCATGCCTTCATGAGAGACTTGGCTCAGGCATTCTCAGGACCCCTCGCCCTCACCAGTGCAAACATTAGCTCCCAGCCAAGTTCATTGAATGTTAAG GAGTTCCAGGATCTCTGGCCTCAGTTGTCCTTAGTCATTGATGGGGGACCAATTGGAGATGTAAAAAGTCCTGAATGTCGACTTGGCTCCACTGTCGTGGACTTGTCAGTTCCCGGAAAATACAGAATTATTCGGCCAGGCTG TGCACTGACACAGACTGCAGCCATCCTCCAGAAGAAGTACCGATTGGTTCCCTCAGAAGAACCTTGCTcatga